One part of the Muntiacus reevesi chromosome 18, mMunRee1.1, whole genome shotgun sequence genome encodes these proteins:
- the TAX1BP3 gene encoding tax1-binding protein 3, with amino-acid sequence MSYVPGQPVTAVVQRVEIHKLRQGENLILGFSIGGGIDQDPSQNPFSEDKTDKGIYVTRVSEGGPAEIAGLQIGDKIMQVNGWDMTMVTHDQARKRLTKRSEEVVRLLVTRQSLQKAVQQSMLS; translated from the exons CAAAGAGTTGAAATTCACAAGTTGCGTCAAGGTGAGAACTTAATTCTGGGCTTCAGCATTGGAGGTGGAATTGACCAGGATCCCTCCCAGAACCCTTTCTCAGAAGATAAGACGGACAAG GGCATTTACGTCACACGGGTATCCGAAGGAGGCCCTGCGGAAATTGCTGGGCTGCAGATCGGAGACAAGATCATGCAG GTGAACGGCTGGGACATGACCATGGTCACACACGACCAGGCCCGGAAGCGGCTCACCAAGCGCTCGGAGGAGGTGGTGCGTCTGCTGGTGACGCGGCAGTCGCTGCAGAAGGCCGTGCAGCAGTCCATGCTGTCCTAG